One window of the Janthinobacterium sp. PAMC25594 genome contains the following:
- a CDS encoding AMP-binding protein has protein sequence MPEVLMPETHSPIDSLARLALAMRGRTPAMPVGWRDGDVLDHAHFAARMEAWAGLLERQAGRHFALYLDDSVEFGAALLGAWQVGKTIWLTADTLPASCASLAASVDGFLGQFPVAHAPLPLPADSLAERAWTVLADDFPALVVHTSGSTGAAQAMPKKISQLASEVATLEQLFGEHADGAAVVATVTHQHIYGLLFKVLWPLCAGRAVHAHSVDYPEQLAALLARGPCVLAASPAHLKRLPEHLDWSGARAHLRAVFSSGGPLALDSALAAGNLLGRVPREIYGSSETGGVAWRQRAPERSDDESWQGFPGVDWRLLDDGALEVRSAHLADDGWLCLADRARQTAPGRFQLLGRSDRIVKIEEKRISLNAIEAALLATPLVLDARVLLCDAPAGERQKVAAFIVCSAAGRALLDAEGKLALNRQLQTALGGQVDAVALPRRWRYLEQLPINAQGKTTQALLLALLAQVDQPPRLPQVQLIERSAEGETPRLLFELRIPANLFYFDGHFTGAPLLPGVVQVEWALHFARQHLALPARFRAMHALKFQQPVLPDRPVRLALEYDALKASLQFRYLSDAGQHASGRILFHPNAAAVPGSGADTPIPAASAC, from the coding sequence ATGCCTGAAGTCCTCATGCCGGAAACCCATTCTCCGATTGATTCCCTTGCCCGCCTTGCGCTGGCCATGCGTGGCCGTACGCCAGCCATGCCGGTCGGCTGGCGCGATGGCGACGTGCTCGATCACGCGCATTTTGCCGCGCGCATGGAGGCGTGGGCCGGCTTGCTGGAGCGCCAGGCAGGCCGCCATTTTGCCTTGTACCTGGATGACAGCGTCGAGTTTGGCGCCGCCTTGCTGGGCGCCTGGCAGGTCGGCAAGACCATCTGGCTGACGGCCGATACGCTGCCGGCCAGCTGCGCCTCGCTGGCTGCGTCCGTGGATGGTTTCCTGGGGCAGTTCCCGGTCGCGCATGCGCCGTTGCCCCTGCCTGCCGACAGCCTGGCCGAGCGCGCATGGACAGTGCTCGCTGACGATTTTCCGGCGCTGGTGGTGCATACCTCCGGCAGCACGGGCGCGGCGCAAGCCATGCCGAAAAAAATCTCGCAGCTGGCCAGCGAGGTAGCCACGCTGGAGCAGCTGTTTGGCGAGCACGCCGATGGCGCAGCCGTCGTCGCCACCGTCACGCACCAGCATATCTACGGCTTGCTGTTCAAGGTCCTGTGGCCATTGTGTGCGGGACGTGCCGTGCATGCGCACAGCGTGGACTATCCTGAGCAGCTGGCAGCCTTGCTGGCACGCGGTCCATGCGTGCTGGCCGCCAGTCCCGCGCACCTGAAGCGCCTGCCGGAACACCTGGACTGGTCTGGCGCCCGTGCGCATCTGCGCGCCGTGTTTTCCTCGGGTGGGCCGCTGGCCCTGGACAGTGCGCTGGCGGCGGGCAATCTGCTTGGCCGCGTGCCGCGCGAAATCTATGGCAGCTCGGAGACGGGCGGCGTGGCCTGGCGCCAGCGTGCTCCAGAGCGTTCTGACGACGAGAGCTGGCAAGGCTTTCCCGGCGTGGACTGGCGCTTGCTGGACGACGGCGCGCTGGAAGTGCGTTCGGCGCACCTGGCCGATGACGGCTGGCTATGCCTGGCCGACCGCGCGCGGCAAACGGCGCCAGGACGCTTCCAGTTGCTGGGCCGCAGTGACCGCATCGTGAAGATCGAAGAAAAACGTATTTCTCTCAATGCCATCGAAGCGGCATTGCTGGCCACACCGCTGGTGCTGGACGCGCGCGTACTGCTGTGCGATGCGCCGGCTGGCGAGCGTCAGAAAGTGGCCGCCTTTATCGTCTGCAGCGCTGCCGGCCGGGCTCTGCTCGACGCGGAAGGCAAGCTGGCGCTGAACCGCCAGCTGCAAACGGCGCTGGGCGGCCAGGTCGACGCCGTTGCCTTGCCGCGCCGCTGGCGCTACCTGGAACAACTGCCCATCAATGCGCAGGGCAAGACGACGCAGGCGCTGCTGCTGGCCTTGCTGGCGCAGGTGGACCAGCCGCCCCGCTTGCCGCAGGTGCAGCTGATCGAACGTTCGGCCGAAGGCGAAACGCCGCGGCTGCTGTTCGAGCTGCGCATACCCGCGAACCTGTTCTATTTCGATGGCCATTTCACGGGCGCGCCCTTGCTGCCCGGCGTGGTGCAAGTGGAGTGGGCGCTGCACTTTGCGCGCCAGCACCTGGCGCTGCCTGCGCGGTTCCGCGCCATGCATGCGCTGAAATTCCAGCAGCCGGTGCTGCCGGACCGGCCGGTGCGGCTGGCGCTCGAGTATGACGCGCTCAAGGCCAGCCTGCAGTTTCGTTATCTGTCGGACGCCGGCCAGCATGCCAGCGGCCGCATCCTGTTTCACCCGAATGCCGCTGCCGTTCCCGGTAGCGGCGCCGATACACCCATTCCAGCAGCGAGCGCATGTTAG
- a CDS encoding class I SAM-dependent methyltransferase, which translates to MLDKKFSPERQTAFAARYEAQKIAFGPVVFQCVRYAWKRGMLQALADTGHSGLTVSDMAASGRWTEYALKVALESCLSAGVVSLRDGAYVLDKVGFCMLTDSITQVNLDFMHDVCYQGLFDLDRSLDTEQPLGLAALGDWPTLYQGLSALSEPAKGSWFAFDHHYSDTSFPEIFPDVFATAPRRIMDIGANTGKFASAALAYRAGVELHLVDLERQLAVADRTLTDAGVRERAHLHACDLLDDAAPLPAGMDLIWMSQFLSCFSEPAIASILRRVAQALGPNGQVLIMDTFWDRQQYDIAAYCLINTSPYFTAMASGNSKIYQSADYIRLAQEAGLELLTTRDGIGYCHSLLRFGRAGAGSD; encoded by the coding sequence ATGTTAGATAAAAAATTCTCACCCGAACGCCAGACCGCCTTTGCCGCCCGTTACGAGGCGCAAAAAATCGCTTTCGGTCCCGTCGTCTTTCAATGCGTGCGCTATGCATGGAAGCGCGGCATGCTGCAGGCGCTGGCCGACACGGGCCACAGCGGCCTGACGGTTTCCGACATGGCCGCCAGCGGCCGCTGGACGGAATATGCGCTGAAGGTGGCGCTCGAATCGTGCCTGTCGGCCGGTGTCGTCTCGCTGCGCGATGGCGCGTACGTGCTCGATAAAGTCGGTTTTTGCATGCTGACGGACAGTATCACCCAGGTCAACCTGGACTTCATGCATGACGTCTGCTACCAGGGCTTGTTTGACCTGGACCGTTCGCTTGACACCGAGCAGCCATTGGGACTGGCCGCGCTGGGTGACTGGCCCACCCTGTACCAGGGTCTGTCGGCGCTGTCGGAACCGGCCAAGGGCAGCTGGTTCGCCTTCGACCACCATTATTCCGACACCTCGTTCCCCGAGATTTTCCCGGACGTCTTCGCCACGGCACCGCGCCGCATCATGGATATCGGCGCCAATACGGGCAAGTTCGCCAGCGCGGCGCTGGCCTACCGTGCGGGCGTGGAACTGCACCTGGTCGACCTAGAGCGCCAGCTGGCGGTGGCCGACCGCACATTGACCGACGCGGGGGTGCGCGAGCGGGCCCATTTGCACGCCTGCGACCTGCTCGACGATGCTGCGCCGCTGCCGGCCGGCATGGACCTGATCTGGATGAGCCAATTCCTCAGCTGCTTTTCCGAGCCGGCCATCGCCAGCATCCTGCGCCGCGTGGCGCAGGCGCTGGGGCCGAACGGCCAGGTGCTGATCATGGATACCTTCTGGGACCGCCAGCAATACGATATCGCCGCCTACTGCCTGATCAACACTTCGCCGTACTTCACGGCCATGGCCAGCGGTAACAGCAAGATTTACCAGAGCGCCGACTATATCCGCCTGGCGCAGGAGGCCGGCCTGGAGTTGCTGACCACGCGCGACGGCATCGGCTATTGTCATTCACTGCTGCGCTTTGGCCGCGCCGGAGCCGGCAGTGACTGA
- a CDS encoding glycosyltransferase family 2 protein, producing the protein MTEVHFRPCIVIPVFNHEHAIGAVVQRLLPHGVPLILVDDGSAGAGARTLDALAAAHPSRVTLLRHAHNQGKGGAVLTGCRHAHAHGYSHALQIDADGQHETDDVPRFLAQAQATPAAVVIGYPVYDESVPKARYYGRYATHVWVWINTLSLQIRDSMCGFRVYPLAPLTALAQRGVLGQRMNFDTDVLVRLYWDGLSMANLPTRVGYPSDGVSHFQLWRDNVLISRMHARLFFGMLWRAPRLLARHWRVR; encoded by the coding sequence GTGACTGAAGTGCATTTTCGCCCCTGCATCGTGATCCCCGTGTTCAACCATGAACACGCGATCGGCGCCGTGGTGCAGCGCCTGCTGCCGCATGGCGTGCCGCTGATCCTCGTCGACGACGGCAGCGCCGGCGCCGGCGCGCGCACCCTCGATGCGCTGGCCGCCGCGCACCCGTCGCGCGTGACCCTGCTGCGCCATGCGCACAACCAGGGCAAGGGCGGGGCGGTGCTGACGGGCTGCCGCCACGCGCATGCGCACGGCTACAGCCATGCGTTGCAGATCGACGCCGACGGCCAGCATGAAACGGATGATGTGCCGCGCTTCCTGGCGCAGGCGCAAGCCACGCCGGCGGCCGTGGTGATCGGCTATCCCGTGTACGATGAATCGGTACCGAAGGCGCGCTACTACGGCCGCTATGCGACGCACGTCTGGGTATGGATCAATACCCTGTCGCTGCAGATCCGCGATTCCATGTGCGGTTTTCGCGTCTATCCGCTGGCGCCGCTGACGGCGCTGGCGCAGCGTGGCGTGCTGGGGCAGCGCATGAATTTCGACACCGATGTGCTGGTGCGCCTGTACTGGGATGGCTTGTCGATGGCGAATCTGCCCACGCGCGTGGGTTATCCCAGCGACGGCGTCTCGCATTTTCAGCTGTGGCGCGACAACGTGCTCATTTCGCGCATGCATGCGCGCCTGTTTTTCGGCATGCTGTGGCGCGCACCGCGCCTGCTGGCCCGCCACTGGCGCGTGCGATGA
- a CDS encoding acyltransferase, with protein MTAASNQPRGHWSGFNEVSFVAGMRLLFWICRVFGRWPFRIVLYPVLAWYVLTKPRARRVSRSYLRCVAACGGPANLSVLRHFAAFAETILDKMLLWGGLYDTRGVSLHGVDGDEGVNRCLDEGRGALLICAHLGNLDLCRVLSQRNARLKLTVLVHTRHAQAFNRMLERLNPDSQLNLMQVTEITPATAMLLAEKVAQGEFVVIAGDRVPVSPQPRVAVAPFLGQPAAFPVGPYVLASVLQCPVYLLFSMRIGQRSEIHFELFRQSLHLPRKAREPMLAELAAAYAARLQHHCLRAPLEWFNFYDFWQLPDTSRLDTPDAPR; from the coding sequence ATGACGGCGGCGTCGAACCAGCCGCGCGGACACTGGTCCGGCTTCAATGAAGTCAGCTTCGTGGCCGGCATGCGCCTGCTGTTCTGGATCTGCCGCGTCTTCGGCCGCTGGCCTTTCCGCATCGTGCTGTATCCGGTGCTGGCCTGGTACGTGCTGACCAAGCCGCGCGCGCGCCGCGTGTCGCGCAGCTACCTGCGTTGCGTCGCGGCCTGCGGCGGTCCGGCAAACCTGAGCGTGCTGCGGCACTTCGCCGCGTTTGCCGAAACCATCCTTGATAAAATGCTGCTATGGGGCGGGCTGTACGACACGCGCGGCGTGAGCCTGCACGGCGTCGACGGCGATGAGGGCGTCAACCGCTGCCTGGACGAGGGGCGCGGCGCCTTGCTGATCTGCGCCCACCTGGGCAACCTGGATTTGTGCCGCGTGCTGTCGCAGCGCAATGCGCGCCTGAAGCTGACGGTGCTCGTGCACACGCGCCATGCGCAGGCGTTCAACCGCATGCTGGAGCGCCTCAATCCCGACAGCCAGCTCAATCTGATGCAGGTGACGGAAATCACGCCTGCCACGGCCATGCTGCTGGCGGAAAAGGTGGCGCAAGGCGAGTTCGTGGTGATCGCCGGCGACCGCGTTCCCGTCTCGCCCCAGCCGCGCGTGGCCGTGGCGCCGTTCCTGGGCCAGCCAGCCGCCTTTCCCGTCGGTCCGTATGTGCTGGCCAGCGTGCTGCAATGCCCCGTGTATTTGCTGTTTTCCATGCGCATCGGCCAGCGCTCCGAAATCCATTTCGAACTGTTCCGCCAGTCGCTGCACCTGCCGCGCAAGGCACGCGAGCCGATGCTGGCCGAACTGGCGGCCGCCTATGCGGCGCGCCTGCAGCACCACTGCCTGCGCGCGCCGCTCGAATGGTTCAACTTCTACGATTTTTGGCAACTCCCCGATACTTCAAGACTGGATACTCCCGATGCACCTCGCTGA
- the hutH gene encoding histidine ammonia-lyase produces the protein MHLADLKNTRRAVRFDRERLRIEDITDIAHGRASAELSSDPVFLAAIARGADFLDRLLREDGTIYGVTTGYGDSCTVTVPPELVAELPHHLYTYHGCGLGEFFTPAQTRAIMATRLASLSKGFSGVSVELLAQIARLLDAGLLPLIPSEGSVGASGDLTPLSYLAAVLCGEREVWRDGIQVPAEQALREAGITPLRLRPKEGLAIMNGTAVMTALACLAYERAEYLMRLTTRITAMASFALDGNAHHFDATLFSVKPHPGMQQVAAWLREDLPTDSWERNGKRLQDRYSIRCAPHVIGVLADALPWLRSSIENELNSANDNPIIDAEGERVLHGGHFYGGHIAFAMDSMKNTVANLADLLDRQMALLVDSRYNQGLPANLSGATGPRVAINHGLKALQISASAWTAEALKLTMPASVFSRSTECHNQDKVSMGTIAARDCLRVLELCEQVAAALLITVRQGVWLRCKVSPDVPPQAALAAMMAALAADIAPVEEDRRLDPELRVLLERMRAQAWPLYGAGND, from the coding sequence ATGCACCTCGCTGACCTGAAAAACACCCGGCGCGCCGTCCGCTTCGACCGCGAACGCCTGCGCATCGAAGACATTACCGACATCGCGCATGGCCGGGCCAGCGCCGAACTGTCCAGCGATCCCGTCTTTCTGGCGGCGATCGCGCGCGGCGCCGATTTCCTCGACCGCCTGCTGCGCGAGGACGGTACCATCTATGGCGTGACCACCGGCTACGGCGATTCGTGCACCGTGACCGTGCCGCCGGAACTGGTGGCCGAACTGCCGCACCACCTGTACACCTATCATGGCTGCGGCCTGGGCGAATTCTTCACGCCGGCGCAGACGCGCGCGATCATGGCCACGCGCCTGGCGTCGCTCTCCAAAGGTTTTTCCGGCGTCAGCGTGGAACTGCTGGCGCAGATCGCGCGCCTGCTCGATGCGGGCCTGCTGCCGTTGATCCCGTCGGAAGGTTCGGTCGGCGCCAGCGGCGACCTGACGCCGCTGTCCTACCTGGCGGCGGTGCTGTGCGGCGAACGCGAAGTCTGGCGCGACGGGATACAGGTGCCGGCGGAACAGGCGCTGCGCGAAGCGGGCATCACGCCGCTGCGCCTGCGTCCGAAGGAAGGCCTGGCGATCATGAACGGCACGGCCGTCATGACGGCGCTGGCCTGCCTGGCGTATGAGCGCGCCGAGTATCTGATGCGCCTGACGACGCGCATCACGGCCATGGCCTCGTTTGCGCTCGATGGCAACGCGCACCACTTCGATGCAACCCTGTTTTCCGTCAAACCCCATCCCGGCATGCAGCAAGTGGCGGCCTGGCTGCGCGAGGATCTGCCCACCGATTCCTGGGAACGCAACGGCAAGCGGCTGCAAGACCGCTATTCGATCCGCTGCGCGCCGCACGTGATCGGCGTGCTGGCCGATGCCTTGCCGTGGCTGCGTTCGTCGATCGAGAATGAGCTCAATAGCGCCAACGACAATCCCATCATCGACGCCGAAGGCGAGCGCGTGCTGCATGGCGGGCATTTCTACGGCGGCCATATCGCCTTCGCCATGGACAGCATGAAGAACACGGTGGCCAACCTGGCCGACTTGCTGGACCGCCAGATGGCCTTGCTGGTCGACAGCCGCTACAACCAGGGCTTGCCGGCCAACCTGTCGGGCGCCACCGGCCCGCGCGTGGCCATCAACCACGGCCTGAAGGCATTGCAGATCAGCGCCTCCGCCTGGACCGCCGAAGCGCTGAAGCTGACCATGCCCGCCTCGGTGTTTTCGCGCTCGACCGAATGCCACAACCAGGACAAGGTCAGCATGGGCACCATCGCCGCGCGCGACTGCCTGCGCGTGCTGGAACTGTGCGAGCAGGTCGCCGCGGCCCTGCTCATTACCGTGCGCCAGGGCGTCTGGCTGCGTTGCAAGGTCAGTCCTGACGTGCCGCCGCAAGCGGCGCTGGCGGCGATGATGGCGGCGCTGGCCGCCGATATCGCGCCCGTCGAGGAAGACCGCCGGCTCGACCCTGAACTGCGCGTGCTGCTCGAACGCATGCGCGCACAAGCCTGGCCACTGTACGGAGCGGGGAATGACTGA
- a CDS encoding thioesterase family protein — MTETHKVRGKKATPSRWHAEVEMQVQFFDLDPMEIVWHGRYVKYLEVVRCALLDSIGYNYVDMKASGYAWPVIDMHLRYVAPATFGQRLTLRADLVEWEDRLKIEYLVSDSATGKRLNRASTTQVAVDIASGEMCFASPPILFEKLGLKAV, encoded by the coding sequence ATGACTGAGACGCATAAAGTGCGCGGCAAGAAAGCCACGCCCAGCCGCTGGCATGCCGAAGTGGAGATGCAGGTGCAGTTCTTCGACCTGGATCCGATGGAGATCGTCTGGCACGGCCGCTACGTGAAATACCTCGAAGTGGTGCGCTGCGCACTGCTCGACAGCATCGGCTACAACTACGTCGACATGAAGGCGTCCGGCTATGCCTGGCCCGTGATCGACATGCACTTGCGCTATGTGGCGCCGGCCACCTTTGGCCAGCGCCTGACCTTGCGCGCCGACCTGGTGGAGTGGGAAGACCGCTTGAAGATCGAGTACCTGGTCAGCGACAGCGCGACGGGCAAGCGCCTGAACCGCGCCAGCACGACGCAGGTGGCTGTCGATATCGCCAGCGGCGAGATGTGTTTTGCCTCGCCGCCCATCTTGTTTGAAAAATTGGGATTGAAGGCCGTATGA
- a CDS encoding outer membrane lipoprotein carrier protein LolA, with protein MKKQFKILLAGLCLMAMAPLHAAAPVAKIEAMLAKPQQLCGRFDQSKQLAGMKKALASNGRFCVVAGKGVLWRTLQPFPNTLRLTRDEIVHFQGERVAMRLDAKTEPVVKMINSVLFSLLAGDLAQLDTLFEVDGSIDGGTWQVALKARQPALAKAIGSIRLDGGAFVKNISISEASGDRTSIVFSAIETGPSAITAQEAALF; from the coding sequence ATGAAAAAACAATTCAAAATCCTGCTGGCGGGCCTGTGCCTGATGGCGATGGCGCCGCTGCACGCGGCCGCACCGGTGGCGAAGATCGAGGCCATGCTGGCCAAGCCGCAGCAGCTGTGCGGCCGTTTCGACCAGAGCAAGCAGCTGGCCGGCATGAAGAAGGCGCTGGCGTCGAATGGCCGCTTTTGCGTGGTGGCCGGCAAAGGCGTCTTGTGGCGCACCTTGCAGCCGTTTCCGAATACCCTGCGCCTGACGCGCGACGAGATCGTGCATTTCCAGGGCGAGCGCGTGGCCATGCGCCTCGACGCGAAGACGGAGCCGGTGGTCAAGATGATCAACAGCGTGCTGTTTTCGCTGCTGGCCGGCGACCTGGCGCAACTCGATACGCTGTTTGAAGTGGACGGCAGCATCGATGGCGGCACCTGGCAGGTGGCGCTGAAGGCGCGCCAGCCGGCGCTGGCCAAGGCCATCGGCAGCATCCGCCTCGATGGCGGCGCCTTCGTGAAAAACATCAGCATCAGCGAGGCGAGCGGCGACCGCACGAGCATCGTGTTCTCGGCGATTGAGACGGGACCGTCCGCCATCACGGCGCAAGAGGCGGCCCTGTTTTGA
- a CDS encoding MMPL family transporter produces MTKRGRNAGRLLAIAWALVVALLLAHNAYLWLGKRIAPETDILALLPVQERDPVLQASFTHMVDAAQQRLVVLVGAAEWSDAKRAADAYGAVLARHAGLFQSTPLDEQAQNDWLALFQQHRLTLLTAPQETQLRQETPQFWRDSALSQLYSPFGGPKLGAWQDDPFGLFGGWVQERAQETPVRPRDGHLFVADGERQYVLLPMTLSLPAFSLGAQESVMPALAQAEAAARQAVPGVEIISAGVILHAAAASSQAAGEMSTIGLGSLAGIILLTWFTFRSFKPISLILLSIGIGCLGSLSVCWLLFGKIHLMTFVFGASLIGVAQDYGIYFLCNRLGADPALDSRTLLRRLLPGLCLTLLAAVIGYMGLALTPFPGLRHMAVFSALGLVFAWLTVVCWFPALIGGGTLKSGALVKQYGAARARWPQLRANRATLFGGVLFALFALFGISRLGVNDDIRLLQTPPAHLIRDQIKLSKLLDGPTPVQFYLVRGDSAEAVLRREETLKQRLLPLIAQKHISGVQAMSNWVPSLRTQAARRALLDTAILQPGAALDLLAQSVDEGPEWAGKVRAQLAQAGAPLSIDAFLKVPASEPWRHLWLGKVEGGYASIVALRGMRYAAIPLLAQAGEGMPGVQWVDKVSEISSVLGRYRVYMGAVVLGAYLVVFGLLLPRYRRRTWRVLAPTALASVAALALLGYLNLPLQLFHVLALMLLLGVGVDYGIFMQEHPDRRNDTPWLAVGLSAANTILSFGLLALSKTAALQAFGLTMLIGTALVWLLSPCFAEADHRSAADAAGEI; encoded by the coding sequence CTGACGAAGCGCGGCCGCAACGCCGGGCGCCTGCTGGCCATCGCCTGGGCGCTGGTGGTGGCGCTGCTGTTGGCGCATAACGCCTATCTGTGGCTGGGCAAGCGCATCGCGCCGGAAACCGACATTCTCGCCTTGCTGCCGGTGCAGGAGCGCGATCCGGTGCTGCAGGCGTCGTTTACACACATGGTCGACGCGGCGCAGCAGCGTCTGGTGGTGCTGGTCGGCGCCGCCGAATGGAGCGATGCGAAGCGCGCGGCGGACGCCTACGGCGCCGTGCTGGCGCGCCATGCGGGCCTGTTCCAGTCCACGCCGCTCGACGAGCAGGCGCAGAACGACTGGCTGGCGCTGTTCCAGCAGCATCGCCTGACCTTGCTGACGGCGCCGCAGGAAACGCAGCTGCGCCAGGAGACGCCACAATTCTGGCGCGATTCGGCGCTCAGTCAGCTTTACAGCCCGTTTGGTGGTCCGAAGCTGGGCGCCTGGCAGGACGATCCCTTTGGCCTGTTTGGCGGCTGGGTGCAGGAACGCGCGCAGGAAACGCCCGTGCGTCCGCGCGACGGCCATTTGTTCGTCGCCGACGGCGAGCGCCAGTATGTGCTGCTGCCGATGACCTTGAGCCTGCCCGCCTTTTCGCTGGGCGCGCAGGAAAGCGTGATGCCTGCGCTGGCGCAAGCCGAAGCGGCGGCGCGGCAAGCCGTGCCCGGCGTGGAAATCATCAGCGCCGGCGTGATCCTGCATGCGGCGGCGGCCAGCAGCCAGGCGGCGGGCGAAATGTCGACCATCGGCCTGGGCTCCCTGGCCGGCATCATCCTGCTGACGTGGTTCACCTTCCGCTCGTTCAAGCCGATCTCGCTGATCCTGCTGTCGATCGGCATCGGCTGCCTCGGTTCCCTGTCCGTGTGCTGGCTGCTGTTTGGCAAAATACACCTGATGACATTTGTCTTTGGCGCCAGCCTGATCGGCGTGGCGCAGGATTACGGCATTTATTTTCTATGCAACCGCCTGGGCGCCGATCCGGCGCTCGATTCACGCACCTTGCTGCGCCGTCTGCTGCCGGGCCTGTGCCTGACCCTGCTGGCCGCCGTCATCGGCTACATGGGTCTGGCGCTGACGCCATTCCCCGGCTTGCGCCATATGGCCGTATTTTCCGCCCTGGGCCTGGTGTTTGCCTGGCTGACGGTGGTGTGCTGGTTCCCCGCGCTGATCGGTGGCGGCACATTGAAGAGCGGCGCGCTGGTCAAACAGTATGGCGCGGCGCGCGCGCGCTGGCCGCAGTTGCGGGCCAACCGCGCCACCCTGTTTGGCGGCGTGCTGTTTGCCCTGTTTGCGCTCTTCGGCATCAGCCGCCTGGGCGTCAACGACGATATCCGCCTGCTGCAAACGCCGCCCGCGCACCTGATACGCGACCAGATCAAATTGAGCAAATTGCTCGATGGGCCCACGCCGGTGCAGTTCTACCTGGTGCGCGGCGATAGCGCGGAAGCCGTGCTGCGGCGCGAGGAAACGTTGAAACAGCGCCTGCTGCCGCTGATCGCGCAAAAGCACATCAGCGGCGTCCAGGCCATGTCGAACTGGGTGCCGTCGCTGCGGACGCAGGCGGCGCGCCGGGCTTTGCTCGACACGGCCATCCTGCAGCCGGGCGCCGCGCTCGACTTGCTGGCGCAGTCCGTCGATGAAGGTCCCGAGTGGGCCGGCAAGGTACGCGCGCAGTTGGCGCAAGCCGGTGCGCCGCTGTCGATCGATGCCTTCCTGAAGGTGCCGGCCAGCGAGCCATGGCGCCATCTGTGGCTGGGCAAGGTGGAAGGCGGCTATGCCTCCATCGTCGCCTTGCGCGGCATGCGGTACGCGGCCATTCCCCTGCTGGCGCAGGCGGGCGAGGGTATGCCAGGGGTGCAGTGGGTCGACAAGGTGAGTGAAATTTCCTCGGTGCTGGGCCGCTACCGCGTCTACATGGGCGCCGTGGTGCTGGGTGCCTATCTGGTGGTCTTCGGCTTGCTGCTGCCACGCTACCGGCGCCGCACCTGGCGCGTGCTGGCGCCCACGGCGCTGGCCAGCGTGGCGGCCCTGGCCTTGCTGGGCTATTTGAACCTGCCGCTGCAGCTGTTCCACGTGCTGGCGCTGATGCTGCTGCTGGGCGTGGGCGTCGATTACGGCATCTTCATGCAGGAGCACCCTGACCGCCGCAACGACACGCCATGGCTGGCCGTGGGTCTGTCGGCGGCCAATACCATTCTGTCTTTCGGCTTGCTGGCGCTGAGCAAGACGGCCGCATTGCAGGCATTCGGCCTGACCATGCTGATCGGCACGGCGCTGGTATGGCTGCTGTCGCCGTGCTTTGCCGAAGCCGATCATCGTAGCGCGGCCGATGCCGCAGGAGAAATCTGA
- a CDS encoding DUF3261 domain-containing protein → MFLQCQRWAPALLLALAGCASVPPSAPARLGLKLAPQALGATVSVQQHLVVERAGRIDELDAALEVEPSHLDLVGLAFGQRVLSLHYDGKDMTSWRHLMLPAQVRAEDVLEDMQLTLWPREAIAQALPAGWRIEDSGLRRTLFLHDEAVTVIDYSGMPRWSGTVVLDNLRYRYRLTIQNAPEGS, encoded by the coding sequence ATGTTTTTGCAATGTCAACGATGGGCGCCGGCACTGCTGCTGGCACTGGCCGGCTGCGCCAGCGTGCCGCCTTCGGCACCCGCGCGCCTGGGCCTGAAACTGGCGCCGCAAGCGCTGGGCGCCACGGTCAGCGTGCAGCAGCACCTGGTCGTCGAACGGGCGGGCCGCATCGACGAACTCGATGCGGCGCTGGAAGTGGAGCCGTCGCATCTCGACCTGGTGGGACTGGCGTTCGGCCAGCGCGTGCTGTCGCTGCATTACGACGGCAAGGACATGACCTCGTGGCGCCACCTGATGCTGCCGGCGCAGGTGCGCGCCGAGGACGTGCTGGAAGACATGCAGCTGACCCTGTGGCCGCGCGAGGCGATCGCGCAAGCCCTGCCGGCCGGCTGGCGCATCGAGGACAGCGGCTTACGCCGTACCCTGTTCCTGCATGACGAGGCGGTGACGGTGATCGACTACAGCGGCATGCCGCGCTGGAGCGGCACGGTGGTGCTCGACAACCTGCGCTACCGCTATCGCCTGACGATACAGAACGCCCCGGAAGGAAGCTGA